From one Asterias amurensis chromosome 10, ASM3211899v1 genomic stretch:
- the LOC139942766 gene encoding lactadherin-like, with translation MITLHDIRRVLALLILMISTCFVANISTVESRKMSSYYGLAPEPDPGHNKYYWVKSAMEKLQRGCPKRALLKTVDTIVCSMDLDEPVGMENGDILDTDLSASTTYAGYVAHTGRLNKQGAWCASGSDLTPWIQVNFNARVYITGVITERSHYAVNYVSTYSVKYGDSTSSLIYVTTSGGSAQIFTGNSYGDAQASNRFSSVLHAQVLRIYPVTWELEKSLCCLRFEVLGCR, from the exons CGAACATTAGCACCGTTGAGAGCCGAAAGATGTCGTCTTACTACGGACTGGCACCCGAGCCGGATCCCGGTCATAACAAATACTACTGGGTGAAATCAGCCATGGAGAAACTTCAAAGGGGATGCCCGAAAAGAgcccttttaaagacagtggacactattg TATGTTCCATGGACCTCGATGAGCCTGTCGGTATGGAGAATGGAGACATTCTTGATACCGATCTCTCTGCGTCGACGACATACGCTGGTTATGTAGCTCACACAGGTAGACTTAACAAACAAG GTGCGTGGTGCGCATCAGGTTCAGACTTGACTCCATGGATACAGGTCAACTTCAACGCTAGAGTGTATATCACTGGTGTGATCACAGAGCGGTCACATTACGCCGTGAACTACGTTTCGACCTACAGCGTTAAGTACGGCGACTCGACGTCCTCCTTGATATACGTGACAACTTCAGGTGGAAGTGCTCAAATT TTCACCGGTAATTCTTATGGAGATGCTCAGGCGAGCAACCGGTTCTCGTCAGTTTTGCACGCCCAGGTTTTGCGCATCTACCCGGTTACATGGGAACTGGAAAAATCCTTATGTTGTTTGCGCTTTGAGGTGTTGGGGTGTCGGTAG
- the LOC139942765 gene encoding uncharacterized protein codes for MLLLLISAGLLVLNQINAMACTIGMEPDPSAGNRDRWVIPVEDPCRCTEMRMGGMNIRTPGRNFKVIYFDVLMSSADELSNWFNCSGGRTGSNVESDAVVDEGASSDNDPQFILTTGGALQIEGTACGADNIYKVDPYDCALFYECSYGFWIQMSCGEHYFNTDFNGCDFTQNVPCPRGL; via the exons ATGCTGTTGCTTCTGATATCTGCCGGCTTGCTTGTATTGAACCAAATTAATG CAATGGCTTGTACTATTGGTATGGAACCGGATCCGAGTGCAGGGAACAGAGACCGATGGGTCATCCCAGTGGAAGATCCCTGTAGGTGTACCGAGATGCGAATGGGTGGTATGAACATCCGTACTCCTGGCCGCAACTTCAAAGTCATCTACTTTGATGTCCTTATGTCAAGTGCAGACGAATTAAGCAACTGGTTCAACTGTTCAG GTGGACGGACAGGCAGCAATGTGGAAAGTGATGCAGTGGTCGATGAGGGCGCTTCATCGGATAATGACCCTCAGTTCATATTAACTACGGGTGGGGCTCTTCAAATAGAGGGTACTGCATGTGGTGCTGACAACATATACAAAGTAGATCCCTACGACTGCGCTTTGTTTTATGAATGCTCATATGGGTTTTGGATTCAGATGTCATGCGGGGAACACTATTTTAACACCGATTTCAATGGATGTGATTTCACTCAAAATGTCCCTTGCCCCCGCGGACTTTAA